The genomic region ATGATCTGCTTAAACTCCGTCATCGACTGGATGTTGCTGTCCAGTACAATAATCTTACAGGTCTGCGCATCTACACCCGTTGTCATCAGCTTGGATGTAGTGGCAATTACCGGATAGCGTTCTTCCGGGTTAATGAAGTTATCCAGCTCCCGTTTGCCTTCTTCATTGTCCCCTGTAATCTGCATTACATATTTATAGTTCTCCTTCACCAGATCCGCATTATGACGTGCCAGCGCACTTCGCATACGTTCGGCATGGTCAATGTCCACACAGAATACAATCGTCTTACTATAGCGGTCTGTAACCTTCATAAACTCTGCCACCTTCCGGGCTACCAGATCCGTCCGTTCGTCAATCACCAGGTTCTTTTCAAAGTCCTTGCGGTTATAGATCCGGTCTTCTACTAGTAAGCCATACTTATCCCGCTTGCCTTTCTCAGGTCGGTACCCGTCTAAGTCTACATTGAGTCCAATACGCACCACATTATAAGGAGCCAGGAAACCATCGTCAATACCCTGCTTCAGTGAGTAGGTATAGATAGGATCACCAAAATATTCACTGGAAGAAGCTTCTGTCGTTTCTTTCGGGGTAGCAGTCAGACCAATATGGGTAGCCTTTTTAAAGTAATTCAGAATCTCCCGCCAGGCACTGTCTTCATTGGCACTACCTCTATGACACTCATCAATAATCACCAGATCAAAGAAATCAGGGGAGAACTGTTTATAGGTATTCTTTTCTTCTTCACTACTGGATAAGCCTTGGTACAATGCAAAATACAATTCATACGACTTATCTACCTTTCGGTTCACTACCGTAGTCTTTACATTCTTAAAGTAGTCAAATGTCTTATCTGCCTGATACACCAGAATTTTTCGGTCGGCTAGAAACAGGATTCGTTTCTTTACTCCGGCCTTCCAGAGGCGGTATACAATCTGAAAGGCAGTAAGCGTTTTGCCTGTTCCTGTTGCCATAACCAGCATAATACGGTTTTGCTTTTTGGCAATAGCCTCAATGGTTCGGTTAATGGCAATCTGCTGATAGTACCGTGGACGTTTACCTGATATGTCGGTATAATAGTCTTGTAAAACAATCCGTTCAGCTTCCTCAGTAGAGATTCCTTTGTATTGTTTGTATTTTTCCCAAAGCACCTGAGGTGAAGGAAAATTATCAAGATCTATCTCGGTTTCCAGATCTTCGCCTGTAGCTGTACGATCATGCCACAAAAAACTATCACCATTACTGCTGAATACACAGGGAATATCCAGAATCTGGGCATACTCAATAGCTTGCTGTAACCCAGCCCGAACCGTGTGTTTATTGTCTTTCGCCTCAACAATAGCAACGGGAATATTTGATTTATAATAG from Xanthocytophaga agilis harbors:
- the hsdR gene encoding EcoAI/FtnUII family type I restriction enzme subunit R; the encoded protein is MISKKDLSERDICTKFITPAIRKAGWDIQTQVLEEVSFTDGRILIRGKMVGRGKQKRADYILYYKSNIPVAIVEAKDNKHTVRAGLQQAIEYAQILDIPCVFSSNGDSFLWHDRTATGEDLETEIDLDNFPSPQVLWEKYKQYKGISTEEAERIVLQDYYTDISGKRPRYYQQIAINRTIEAIAKKQNRIMLVMATGTGKTLTAFQIVYRLWKAGVKKRILFLADRKILVYQADKTFDYFKNVKTTVVNRKVDKSYELYFALYQGLSSSEEEKNTYKQFSPDFFDLVIIDECHRGSANEDSAWREILNYFKKATHIGLTATPKETTEASSSEYFGDPIYTYSLKQGIDDGFLAPYNVVRIGLNVDLDGYRPEKGKRDKYGLLVEDRIYNRKDFEKNLVIDERTDLVARKVAEFMKVTDRYSKTIVFCVDIDHAERMRSALARHNADLVKENYKYVMQITGDNEEGKRELDNFINPEERYPVIATTSKLMTTGVDAQTCKIIVLDSNIQSMTEFKQIIGRGTRINEEFGKLYFTILDFRNVTDLFADPQFDGDPIRVKELGEGDDITDVLEDEIDGEPEDIEREIKPVSIRMAGTIVQSPGRKVYVNNVDVSVLMEREMFFDYQGKPVTSSLKDYTANTIKSEYKSLDEFLSKWNTAERKKAIIEELTEKGIPVEQLQNAIGRELDLFDLICHAAYDMPPLTRRDRANNVKKRNYFTKYGEKARQVIEALLEKYADEGVETIEDTKVLNLDPFNKMGTPLEIIKVFGSKEKYLQVIKELEKELYQLNA